tgtagatggatgacagctgtcatgagataatgagtgacagctgtcacccccggctgtgtccgtggcggcagcgcccgctcgtgcctgaagcccacacttcaggcagggcgccctctggtggtgggccagcagtacctcctcttctggcagcccacacaacaattcgtcttcttccaaacatgactagttgagtttttactaaaaagttctattttggtttcatctgagcacatgatattctcccattcCTTttatggatcatccatatgctctctggcaaacttcagacgggcctggacatgtactggcttaagcagggggacacgcctggcactacaggatttgagtccctcgtaGTTTGTAGCctctgttactttggtcccagctcttactcccacagttgatttattcacaccaacctgcttgactattgcagattcactcttcccagcctggtgcacatctgcaATTTTCTTCctagtgtccttcgacagctctttggtcttggccatggttgaatttggagtctgactgtttgaggctgtggacaggtgtcttttatacagataacgcatTCCAACAGGTGCTATTTACAGATAACAGGTGGAGGACGAGAGCTtctcaaagaagaagttacaggtctgtgagagccagaaattttGCTTGCTTGTGGGTGACCAAACGTCCTATATAAGTCCTACAATGTTCTggattctggatttttttttttttctcattttgtttcttataattgaagtgtacctattatgacaattacagacctctctcatctttctaagtaggagaacttgcacaatcagggactgactaaatacttttttaccccactgtataactgagtatcatcagcatagcagtgaaaggaatCCCAAAATGGTGCAATATGTGCCAAGGTTTGctatggagaaaagcaggggcctaagatggacccctgtggaacccaaaatttcatgtcactgaggttagataatgttactgtacaaaacacagtgagaacgactggtcaagtatgacgtcaaccatgcaagggtactcccagtaatcccaaagtgattttccatcttatcaagtagaatatgatgatccacggtatcaaatgcagcactgagatctaacagcaccagaacgtagtgatgtctgaatccattgcgagcacaagatcattcaccactttattgagagccgtttctgtggaatgatattttctaaaagcagatggctcagaaagattattctcagtaagatagcccacgagctgctgtgacaccacttttttccagaattttagagcaaatgatagatttgatatcggtcaatAGTTTTcattacactagggtcaagataaggtttcttaagtaatggtttaatcactgcagattttaaacatttaagaACAGGTCCAGAAgttaagaaagattaataatttccagcacagttggcccaagagcgggccacaggtccttaaacagttttgttggtatcggatcaaataaacaggttgtactttttgttgatgttacgagtttcgtcagcatgcctagagagatactctcaaattctgtaaatctaggtaatacctcaataatggcacccacctcaatagcagggtgtagtggctgggttaaggcatgctgggatatgtttaacctaatgtctcctattttcttctcaaagaaatccagaaaatcttgtgctgtaaaaggagagcgaactacaggtggttgtctatgaataagtgttgccactgtgtcgaacaagaactttgagttatgcttgtttttgttgatcaaatcagagtaataggtccgctttgtagccagtaatgcatgcttataatctaagatagcatcacgccacgcaaggtggattacttctaattttgaactatgccatttccgttctagaccttgctttatgcttgaggtcacgcagataatcactgaaccaaggtgactgtgttttgggggagcgcggttttaacacaggtggcgcaatcatgccgagtgtagttttgagcactgagtttaaactatccacaagactgtctactgattgggtattttcaAAATGTGAAGcttagacatcaggcagtctagcttcgagttcagtcttagttgaggagttgatgcatcgccgtagtgataataaggttgttgtttcactaaacatggcagcaaaactgtaaacttaataagtgagtgatcagagactactgatgtaagaggcatgatgtcaatattcgtgacagcaataccacgtgcgagaaccaaatccagggtatatccactaatgtgcgtcaagtcccgaatgcattgccgaaatcctaatgcatccataatttccataaatgatttgcagaggggatcagaaggcttatttatatgaacattaaagtcaccaatgatcagaatgttatctgcactagttgacaagttggagatgaacacaccaaattcatctaagaatgcagaatatgggccaggaggcttatatacagtgacaaagttgttatgtgtcggacgcagctcggagaaccgaccagcgtttgaaggacccagtatgaaataagcagagcacggtacaaaggctaactgaatttaatacataacagtgatacaaaaataacagaaagtgcggtctggcgtggtgcgctcccagcagcgctaacggtccggagccagaagctgttcggacccaaggaccccgccgacacccccaggtggccgcaacaaaccgagtctgtgaaagaaggaaccattatgtgagtccacacacacacacagagagaacacttaaaggtgtacaaacagcaaacacttcctggcttgattactaatcaacttcccaacctgcaggcatggaacatccagttcacaaaactccactgcagtggaagccgatacatgactaacatacagctcaatataaaaaggtgtgagggacaccacatttactgactataaatgttagtcacaaaatctaacgtacctcaggaagtgtgctgacgagcgtgagacctcaccccctcctctttcacagaccgtgcatcaaacctggacgttctctgcatccactgatgatgagatggctcccgagatgacgatctcacccgtctggtcacaaggtcgagtctctggcaaatacacactgtaaactccagtcttaaatgccaccatgttccaatccatatgatgcacctcagctgtgagtcctgacgagccgcaggtgatcagggtgaggtcctgataacctcagcaacacagccactcagtcccaaatgcaagccacctggaaggagaaacaaaggacagaaacaaaaggcagccaggcccccccagccatataacagtacccaccctcacgggaagcctccggcaaccacacaaacctggcccaggagaaacaccccctccagggaccatggctggaaaccgcatctgcattcgtcttccaacagaatggttgatgtcctctcctctggctgcatccttgcctttgtttcagtcagtcccttagcacaggtgtggccaggagttcttaaacctgtgcagtcagcctttatccaaccatgttcggtctttagtcaaaaaaaaaaagacaaacacaaacaaccaaaacatcccccctccccaggggaccgtcccatcaaaccccgggaagaggagaaaagaaaaaaccccCCGTGCATTACACTTCCccacaggataactcggccagcgtcatggatcccgaggggcacataccacccgttgaacaatcaatggagatgcaaggtgcacaggctcagCAGGAGCatgatgggtgagttgcagcaaatattGACCACCCTCACTGCttggctggatttggtgaccgagcagaacatactgctcaatcgtaggatggaggctctcacgctcaggtggaagcgcacggacagggcgcggctgcagctcctcctcctgcagacctgttgctgaacagagaccctccagtgggtcgttcaacgaaccccccccccgaaagcatacattagccccccggaaccgtacggaggttgtgttgagacgtgtgcggacttcttgatgcagtgctcgctcgtctttgcacaacgtcctgtgatgtacgcgtcagactccagccgggtggcttatgtcgtaaatttgcttcgaggtgagacaCGCgtctgggctacagcgctttgggaacagaatttgcggctcctaacgacatacactgggattgtgagggagttcagacaggtgtctgacacaccagacacagcccttaacactggttgtgtctggaaaccacagggaggagattgtgttttttgtaacaccttctacctccagaattattttgggttatccatggatgagtaagcacaatccccggatcgactggccgactggggttgtggctcaatggagcgaaacctgccaccgggagtgtttaagatcctctgtCCCACCCGGTgcaactgctaaagaggaggtccgagttccccccaatcttacagcggtgccggctgagtaccacgatcttgctgacgttttcagcaaagatctggcactcatgcttcccccgcaccgaccgtatgattgtgccattgatttgatcccgggctctgagtatccgtccagtaggctgtacaatctctcacgccctgagcgcaaatcaatggagaaggcggactccgtccatgcattgataatagagggctgaacaagattacggttcacaaccgatacccgttgcctctattggattcagtgttcacacgcccctgcatggagccaaaatattcactaaactggatcttaggaatgcttatcacctggttcggatccagaagggagacgaatggaagacagcatttaacaccccgttggggtCACTTTGAgtccctggtcatgccgttcggcctcactaacgcccccacgacattccaagcgttggtaaatgacatcttgcgggacttcctgcatcggttcgtcttcgtataccttgacgatatcctcatcttctccccggatcctgagacccatgttaagcatgtacgtcaggtcctgcagcggttgttggagaaccggctgtttgtgaagggcgagaagtgcgagttccaccgtacttctttgtccttcctggggatcatcatctcctccaactccgtcacatcCGATCTGGCCATAGTAGCGgtagtgagagattggccccaaccggtaagccgtaggaagctgcaacagttcctcggcttcacaaatttctataggaggttcattaaggtctATAGTcaagttgttggtccccttacagccctgacctccccaaaagtccccttcacctggtcggatcggtgcgaagccgcgtttagggagttgaaaccctggttttcgactgcgccagttctggtgcagcccaatcctaaccgccagtttgttgttgaagtggatgcctctgactcagggataggagccatgctgtcccagagcagggagtccgacaaggttctccacccttgtgcctatttctcccgcaggttgaccccagcagagcggaactatgacgtcggcagtcgggagctcctggcagtgaaagagttgaaagaggccctggaggagtggagacatctgttggagggagctgcggttccattcacggtcttcactgaccatcggaacctggagtacatccggaccactaggcgtctgaaccccaggcaagcccattggtcactgtttttcagacaatttgacttccagatcacctaccgccccgggactaaaaaccaGAGGTCTGGCgtgctgtcccgggtgcatgaagaggaggtcaaaacagagctgtcggatccaccagacaccatcttaccggagtccgcTATTGTCGCCACCTTCACGTGGGGcatggagaacatcgtcagggaggccctgacgcatcacccagaccccggcggtggaccagctAACcgattgtacatcccaccagaagcaagagctgcagtcttggacttctgtcacggttccaagctctcctgccatccaggggtgtgaagaaccgtggcagtggtccggcagcgattCTGGTGGGCATCGATGGagaccgatgtccgggagtatgtccgggcctgtaccacctgcgccaggggcaaggctgtgcaCCAAGCCgaaaaaggactcctccagccgttgccagTGCCTCGACACCCCTGGTCACACATAGGCCGGAATTCGTCACGGTGgatccgtgcattacactttccccaacaagtaCGGTAGAATGAATGCAACACCATCCCTGCTGCATTGGTTCTCTGGCCGATCTCATgtgccattgtcccctcactcgtgaacaagaccctgaggtacttgaactcctccacttggggcaagaccacattccctacgcggagtaggcaatccatcggtttcctgctgagagccatggcctcagatttagaggtgctgatcctcatcccatccgcttgaaccgacccagtgagtgttggaggtgacagggtgatgaagccaacaggaccacatcatctgcaaaaagcagtgatgagaccctcagcCTACCAAACTCCAACTACACCTCAATATCATGTCCATGTACATGTACATGTtcatgtccatgaacatcacaaacaggactggtgtcAAGGCGCAgcactggcggaggccaaccgccaccagaaacgagtccaacttactgctcagtacagagactggatgacCCTGAGAAGAGACCCCCTCACACCATACTCCGTACCTCTTGCAGCATCTTCCAGGGTACCCGATTATATGCCTtcttcaagtccacaaaacacatgtagactggatggcatAGTCCCAAGCCCAGAATTCTTATAGagggaagagctggtcagttgttctacGTCCACGACGGACCCAAGTTGTTTCCTTTCAATCTGAGGTTCGGCTATTGGCTGAGTCCTCCtttcagcaccctggagtagactttcgcAGGGTAGGATGAGTagagtgatgcccctgtaattggcacacattcTCTGGGCCCCCTATTTAATattgggaccaccaccccagtttgccactgtttggcactgttccagacctccagcaatgttgaagagaccatttctggatggatctcatcaaccccggggctttgccactgtggagttgtttgactgctTCAAACAACTGACGTTGTTTGACAGTGACTTTCACcaaggaaattgatgatgatcccccatcagcttcgcAGCTCTGCTCCTACAACAGAGGGAGCTCCAGTCTGATTCAGGAGTTCCTCAAATTGCTCCCTCCATCAACCCATTACCTCTTCAatagaggtcaacagagtcccatccttactgtatacagcttggatggttccccattttcctctcctgaggtgcctcatggtcctgcagaagcaccttggtgctgactgaaagtccttctccatggttgctgtgAACTTCTCCCACACCCGCTGTTTTCCTCCCCACAACAGATGCTGCCATCCTtcaggcctgttggtaccttgcaactgcctcaggAGTCACCTGAAATAACGTATCCTGGAAAGACTCCTTTTTCAGTCGGACatcttccctgaccaccagtgtccgCCACGGCGTTCAAAGGTTACCACCTCGTGAGACAGTcaacagctccctgctgcagtttGCCTATTCTGGTTCAATACCCCCAACCtgcacagggatgccagaaaaactccgccagaggtgtgagttgaagctcTCTCAGACTGCTCCAgatgtgggctcctccagatgttcctagatcacccacactatccatttgggcttatcaggtctgtccaaagtcttcccccaccctctgatccaactcacaccagatggtgatcagttgacaactctgcccctctcttcacccatgtgtccagaacatgcagcatcagatcagatgatacaatcacaaaatcaatcatcaacCTTTGGccaagggtgctctggtaccatgtacacttatgagcatccttgtgtttaaacatggtgtttgttatggacaccccatgactagcacagaagtccaataacaaacaatcGCTCGGGTTTAGATAAGGAAGGTCGTTCCTCCCAACCACACCTCTCCagatgtctctgtcattgcccacatatGCAATGAAgttccccagcagaacaatggagtcccccactggagccccatgcaAGACTCcagccagggactccaagaaggctgaatactccaaagTGCTGTTCAATGCATATGAACACACAACAGTCAGTTTTCCACCCACAACCCAAAGGTGCAAGAAGGTGACTCTCTCATCGACTGGTGTAAACTCCACGCAGCGGCGCTCAGCTGGGGGCTCGTGAGTATTCCCACACCTGCCCAGCGCCTCACacactgggcaactccagagaagaataaggtccaacctctATCAAGGAGCGTGGTTCCAGTGCCGAGGCCCACTGGATCTAACTGGTAAagctccacctcctgcacaagctctggctccttccagCTCCGGATCCTAAATTGCTGGTTTTAAATCGCAACTGGAGTGGAGGTGAATTTCATAACTCAGTCTTCAAAAATTACAAAACGTGCAATTTTTAGACCCATAATTCTAGACTGGATCAGTGCAGCTTTCAAACCACTGACAATCCAGTTATTTGATTCTTAATTATTGTTTTACCAGTTAGAACTGATTTCACCATTGGAGGGGAGCGAATTTCAGACATCAGCCttcaaaaatgtaaataataaataaattgctCATTTAAGGGGCCATAAATTAGCTGAACGGATCGTCTGGCAACTCATGAATCCATTGCTACCTGGCAGTTTGATGGTAAATATCTGGATTACCAATTACAACGACTTTCTGTCCAGAAGGAGAGCATAGTGAATACCATAATTCAGCCTTCAAAACAGACAGGAAATTTGCATTTTTAAGGCCCATAATTACTGGATTACCAATTAGAACTGGTTTTTACACCAGAATGGGGAGCAGAGTTAAGTCTAGAGTTCAAATAGGATTCCTTTCCTTTCATCATCTGTCCGTTCACCAACACTCACAACAAGCACCTCCGTTTCTAATTGAGTTAGGACATACAGTACTTTGAATTTGAAATTGCAAAAACCCTTTAATTTGTACATTTATGTCAACCTTCATAATTCTATCACAATACCACATTACTGTCCTTAGCTGTCCTCCTTATTTGATTTTTGTCAAAACCTCAAATCTGTTTCATTTTTAGCTTCTTCATAAATCGAACAATATGTCTGAGGTGTCTGCTTTTACTGTAACTTTGGCTACACCAACACGCCACCTACTGTAGACAGTGAGCCTGACAGGTGTGCTCTTCATGCTGCTGATGGGTTTTCCACCGTGCACATGTAAATGTCATCATCTGCCATCAGCACCCGTAAGATGGTCAACACCTTTTGGTCATGTGACAGTAGGAGACGTGAGTCGTTGGCTAGAATTTTATCTCCCTTCAGCCAAGCGTAGACAGGCTTTGTGCCGTTATCATGAGAACAGTGCAGGTTGAAGTTCTCACTGTACTCCAGGACAGACGAGGCCACCATCTGGATGTAAGGTTTGGACACGGGAACTGTAAATCACAGGACACAAAAGCAAGAAGGAAACACTGGTTCTACTGCATTAAACTTCAGAAGATCAATATATTCTGAGTAACGTTTTGTCACATATAACATTATCACAGAGACAAGCAAATTCTTAAATTTTGTGCAAACACAGTGAAGTatatgtagagcaggtagctcagtgggataaggagtctggctaccaatatgtagccttgggtttgattcctagttgtcctacctgtctgtgtctttggacaaggaacttcatctgcattgtcccagtccatccagcgATCAAGATTGCTGAATGTTGCTTGGGAAGGAACCTGCATGGACTGGAGTCCCGCCCATGAATCTGGGGATGACCAATGCGCCTTTCGGCCAACAGAGGACTAACAGTGGAATGCCAAAAAAGGACATTTTCCCTCTGGAGAAGGGCTGTTTCTAAGGGCTTCACATCTTTATTCATCATTTAGTTTTTTCAGCAAGCTAAAGCATGCTAGTGGTAGCTCAAAAACAGACATTCAAATTTGCTAAAAACACCCCATTACCTGCCAACTTTTGAATTTATCTATATGGAACACCCACACGTGGGCACATAGTGTATCTAGGGGGGTCTGGCTGCATGCCCGGACCAACACAAATGTGGGATGAATGGGCATcctgcacacactcgtgcaggacATGGAACACGGGGTAAATACAGGGATGTCCCGCCCAATGAGGGACGGTTGGAAGTGCTACACCCCACTGACACTGAGGTGCCACATTCTTGACAATAAGTTTTCAGTTAGTAATTACCTCATGACAGATTGTGTGGGTGTATAGCACAGGGTGTAGACAAGTTCAATGGGCGTGTCTGATAGAGCAAGCAGGAATACATAATATTCCTAAAGTAAAAACACTGAAGTACTGAAACGTGCCAACATGTACAGCATACTCTCCATGCTAAAAAAGAGGCGCCTTCATTGGTTTCGACCATGTCAATCAAATGGACACAGGCCGGATCCCGAAAGATCTACTATATGGTGAGCAAGCGAAAGGTGCATGATCGAGGGGACAGCCACGTCTGTGATCCTGAGATGTCTGTAAAAAGGACATGAAGGTGGCAAACATCAGCGCCGGTGACTGGGAAACCTGTGGCAAAATGTTGTTTAGCCTGGTGCCATTGGCATGTCGCCCCAGGTCTCCCAGGCATTGAGGAAGCAGATATACCAGCACCTCCAACTCCTGAGGCTACACCATCATCTCTCGCAGACGGACAGATGCCAACAATATACACACATGATTAAGGAGGTGTAAGTTGACAAACCAACTCTCTCTAATTGTGCACAACATTGGCATGTTACAGATGGTGGATTTATGGCTCGTGGGCTACAATGATTTTGCAGGCCACCAGTTGGAGTCTTTGCTTGATGTCATAAATCCTTTTCGGTCTTTGAGCATTTTCAAAAAACAAGAGTAAGTGGCTTTTTTATTAAGGAGAGTCATTCTGCATACCATCCACAGTGAGCTCAATGTCGTGCTCGCCAGTGAAGGTGTCGTCCGTGATGGAGATTTCCACTTCATATGCGCCTTCATCAGACAGCCTCAGGTTGTGAAGCAGCAGCGAGCCATTTTCAAACACCAGGACACGGTTGCGGTACTCTGGCCTCAGGTTTCCTATAATGTCGATTCCGATGGACTGCACGACAGTGACGGGTTTCTCTTTACCCCTCTTCAGCTGCCACTTAATGACTGGCTTGTCTGAGCTGCTGCTGGCGTAGCTGACAGAAAATAAGGCCTCTTTCCCCACTGTGCCTCTCACCATCTGGGTCTGGCTGGTCACATTCACCCCTAATGCCTCACCTGCAAAAATGACAC
The sequence above is drawn from the Thalassophryne amazonica chromosome 4, fThaAma1.1, whole genome shotgun sequence genome and encodes:
- the LOC117509570 gene encoding hepatocyte cell adhesion molecule-like, coding for MKVKSRSSSPGERLADVPPLPMLCSLLLLLITGEALGVNVTSQTQMVRGTVGKEALFSVSYASSSSDKPVIKWQLKRGKEKPVTVVQSIGIDIIGNLRPEYRNRVLVFENGSLLLHNLRLSDEGAYEVEISITDDTFTGEHDIELTVDVPVSKPYIQMVASSVLEYSENFNLHCSHDNGTKPVYAWLKGDKILANDSRLLLSHDQKVLTILRVLMADDDIYMCTVENPSAA